The Quercus lobata isolate SW786 chromosome 9, ValleyOak3.0 Primary Assembly, whole genome shotgun sequence region TGAACATAATAATCTTAGTCATAACTCATAGGTTGCTCTTTTGTCATTCGCTGTTGGACATGTATATACTAATATGATAGCCTCTTTGTGCAGTTTTTCTCCTCTATCATATGCAACTCTTTTTATCTTGTAATCATTTTACAAAGGAAGAAGTACTGATGTCTTTCCTCTTTGCTTTCAAACAAGCTTGCCTTTTTGTTTCCTCAAAATGTAGTTATGGTTAATTTTGTTTAAGTTTTACAAATAAATAGTGTTTTATATTGCTTTGCAGTGTGAGTGAAGAAACTTCATAAATTCCTTTTCTGACTGTTCAGAAAGCATatctaatttcaaaattaatgagaaGATGCTATGGGAACCTCTAGCAGTCCAAGGCTTTCTGGAATGCAGAAGCAAGTACTTAAGTCTATATAGAGGGTTTTTGTGAGCAGATCATTCCAAATCTGCTGAAGATCGACATAAGATTGAATCAATTGGGTCAGCTGAGTTCTGTTGTAATTCCAAGCAAGTAGATCGGAAAAATTTCCTCTACATTGTGTACTTATTTTTCCGAGGTAAGAAACAGTTGGATCAGCTTAAGAGTCCTGATTTAATAGGGTTGTCGTCCTTAAATGCCAGTGTCTTTGAAACCATAAATCCTAAGCCTTGAACAAagacatttattttattcttatgcTGTTTTGAAGCTGAAATTCGTTTTATTCACTAGTTAAATGATTATTTGATGAAAAGGATATCATGGTCTCAAATCTTAGTATTAGTAAATTAAGACATGGTATACTGCTTTAGAAGTTGTAAATCTTTTCCAACTATTGATTATTCCATCCTCTTCAAGGGCAGCATATATAGATGAATCTTATACTTAAGTTATGTATCCTATGGTTCCCTGTTTTGGCAATGTAAATCTTGCCAATTATTGCCTTTTCATGCTCTTAAACGTATGCTTACTTTTAGGCTTAGATGTCCAACTCTTATCCTTTGTGTGGTTTATGATATGACGAATATTTTGCCATGTCTTAAAACATGTAGGTAGTGAATAACTGAATATGATCAATGCCAGAGAAATAAAGAAGGATTCAGCGTATGATATTCTTATGATAAGGATTCAGCCTTTTCAACCTAAGTTAAGagtgtatataattttttatttatatatcttCAATATGAGGAAATTCGAGGCTGGGCTCAATCCGTGAGAATTGAAGCCCCCGGAGTGAACGAGCAAAAACAAAAGCTTGATTAACTTTAACGTATCAACTGAGAACTgctctattttgaaaaatgagttcAATAATGAAGgcttcatgcattttttttttttcttcatgcattttttttttctttactttttaaccaattatcaaaaaaagaaagaaagaagaggattTGAACCCTTAAGGCTTAAAGTTTCGGCTGGAAATATTAGTTTTGCCTTTGGAAATTATTGAGAAAAGTttagttttttgctttttgtctcggttttttttttttttttttttttttttttaaatattttaacttttagattttttgaaataaactaattttagtattttgtaacacatttaacataaaaattataaaatattatagttTTTATTAAACACTAGACAAATAAATTACCGAAAATAAATGATTATGAGACAAATATCAAAACTTCTGAACTTGATGGACTTATTGGGATACAAGTTGGAAGCTGtagaagttatttttgttagaGAAATCAAACATTGCCTCATATTCACTGATTTGATAATGTAGATTCAAAATCAATTGGTCAGTCACCACACAGAATGTGGCTTGATAGTAGGAGTCCTTATCCCAATATTTAGAGAGAAGTGGTTCAAGCGATTGTCTAGCAAGGCCCATATTGTATACGTGGTATTACTCATTGTTGTCACGTGATGTGAGGTCGATAAGTCTGCACCGAAAATCCCCTTTTtcattcagaaaaaaaaaaaaaaaaaaaaaaaaaaaaaaaaaaaaaaattgttcagtCCAAGTGACCAATAATTCAATACCAAACTTTCATCGAAAAAACCAAGATCCAATCATAATCATTCCAAAAGTCACAATATAGGGGATTATTGTCCACGTTTAAGTGTGAACATGGTGACAAAGTTTCTCATCATTATAAATGACTATTGAAGACTATCTCAAATGGTAAAGCAAGTGAAAacgaaagaagaagaaagtggtCGACAAAGGGCTGCTTCATGTCTGTCAAAGGCTACTCATTCTCTGTTTTtctgagaagaaaaaaaaaggctactCATTCTCAAGTGAAAAACAGAGTGGAGAAAAACCATCTTGATATTATTTCTCATGTGCAGTCCTCCctatatgtaattatttatcaTCTTCAACTGTAAACTCCTCTTATAAGCTCTCGAAGTATACAATTCTTCTGAAGAAAATATTCATGTTTAATTTTCAAGTAAGtttattctttaaatatttctcatttttcacCACTGTATTtgcatattttaaatattcaagTAAGTTTATTCTATTAGCAATTGTTTCTATATTTGATGATTTGTTCTTTTGGATATCCTAGGTTCCCACATCTATCTTCTAGTTGAATATCAGATGGTGTAAATCTTGGGTACCAATTTCGACTAGTGGACTCACGACTGGAGGTTGgagttgaaatttttatttattattttattaatttgaatactGTAAATTGGAGTTCAATTCTACTTATGTCTATATCATCTATTCattctttattaattattgaGACCACACTTAATGAGATTGAGGTTGGGTCAGtttgaatttctaatttttttttttttttttttttaggggagtttgaattctttttcttttttttctgtttttttttttttttttttttttgactacgGGGTAGTATGAATTTCTAATTGTTCTGCTTTTTTAGGGagtttgaatttctttttcttttttttctgttttttttttttttttttttttttttttttttttgactacgGGGGAGTATGAATTTCTAATTGTTCTGCTTTTAATCAattagttttcacttttattaGTAAATTTCATTTGTAAGTGTGGGGGTATTTCATGAGGAATAAATACGGGTTTTTATCTTTTCAGTTGGTGGAATCACTTCATTTTAtgtattaatattttctattctctctcaTTGGTCACCTATTGTCTAACTGTATtagtttaaattgaaaattgcaaTGCTTTTATTATCAATGAAACTTattgtttgaaaagaaaaaaaaatgccaaattgtTTGACCAATTAATGATAAAGAGGAATAAAAATCCTCAGTCATGCTTTGGGTGTTCTACTATAAAgtgaaacaattaaaataaattggtCCGTTATGGAAACATGACTCTATGGTTtactaataaagaaataatagatCAAGGAAAATTGAAATGTAAATTGTAAAGCATCTCTTAAACATGGCAAATCAAATAAATGTGTTAAACTTCATCTCTTATTAATGATTTAATTGTCACTTGAACAACTTTAATAtgtgaaaatttatatttttgtcaatGTCTTTTACTGTCTTTTTACCTGAGAATAAATGCAATTATTATCATGTAATAATTTGtctaaaagttttaaattttgtaataagaTAAGAATGATATTTTAGAAAgactcaattatttttttttcgaaagaaataaaaagaaaagtcaaaattttggtccataaattttttaattttttaatttttttatcaaattatcgttatttcattttagtacttaaatctttttttctttttcttttttttgagaatcttacTCCTTAAATCTTTATAAACGTTTATTGGTACCTCGCCTTTCCTTATCATTattatgcaataaaaaaaatattaaaaaaattctaatataaagACTAATGTACAcatcctcctttttttttttaatgaaagttcaCGAATCACATCCTTCTAGTGTTCTATTTAATGTACAAATCACCTATTAGACAACATATGGTGGCATAAATACAAACCATGTGGAAACgatgatattttaattattgaaatgttctgtttaaaaaaaatatatattgcaagtttcttaaaaaaaatgaaaatgttgcCAGCGACAAATAGAAATATTTCTCACTGTTTAATTTAGACAAGTCAACGATCattgattaatttaaataaatacaaaaaatcatTGTTTTCTACACCACTTatccccccccaaaaaaatcgTTCTTCAACTTAACTGACGTACTGGTACACTTTTTGAGAATTAGAATACTTTCATGCATTATGTTTCTCACCtctattcatttttctttttcttttttgtgcagGTCTCCTAGGACTGGCAAGCAACAAGTCAAAGCATGGCATTCTCTTCCTCTCTGGATGTGATATAATTGGAAGAAAGGGAGCATAAAAACTTGGTGACTAAAGCTAGAAGGGAGTTTGAACTCTGAATTTAAAAATGGATCAGGCTGTAGTGGAACTCTTGATTGAAAATATCATTTCAATCCTTTCAAATGAAGCATCTTTGTTATGGGGGGCTCGTGATGCAATTGAAGATATCAAAGATGAGTTAATAAGCATGCAATCATTCTTAGTAGATGCTGATAGAAAGGGAGTAGGGAGGGAAGGAGAGAAAACTTGGGTGGCAAATGTGAGGGACTGGGCGTATGATGTTGAAGACATTATTGATGAGTACATGTATCACATAAATCACCAACAAATTGGCGGTCAATCTTCCTGGAACCTTCACCACACCATTAACTTTCCAAAAAATCTCTGGATGAGACGTCAAACTGCCACCAAGATACAAAAAATTAACGAGAAAATAAAGGGCGCCATACCAGAGAGGAAGCAAAGATATGGTATTGATCATATAGAGGGAACTAGTTCTAAAGATAATCAGAAATGGGTGGTGCGTCATGCTGaatcatctcttttttttaaagaagacgAACTTGTTGGgattgaaaagaaaaggcaatcGTTAATGAAAAGGTTGATGGATGGAAAACCACATCTGACTGTCATTTCGATAGTTGGGATGGGAGGTTCAGGCAAGACCATACTAGCTGCCAACACCTACAATAATGATGATGTAAAGAAACATTTCGACTGTTGTGCATGGATCACAATTTCCCAAGCATACGAATTAGAAGACGTATTGAGGAGCTTGATTATGGAATTCCACGAGTCAAGGAAGGAAACAAATCCAGCAGACTTGAATTCCATGAGCTACAGACTCTTAGTAAAAACACTGGTGAGTTATTTAGAGGAGAAAAGGTATCTACTTGTCCTAGATGATGTTTGGGACACAAAACTCTTGGATGAAATAAAGGTATCACTTCGAGATAGTTGTCTTGGGAGTAGAATCATCCTTACAACTCGAAAAGAAGATGTAGCTTGCTATCATTTGGGAGGTAAACATCATATTCATCATATTCAGTTGCTGCAAAACGAAGAGGCATGGGAGCTCTTTTGCAATAAAGCATTCATAAATTGTACCAATGGAAGTTGTCCACTGGAGCTTAAATCTTCTGCTAAAGAACTTGTGCGAAAATGCGATGGCCTACCTCTTGCAATTGCGGCTTTGGGTAGTCTTATGTACTCCAAGAATATGTCTGAGTGGAACGAAATTTACAACAGCTTGAATTGGAGTCTGAGTAAAAATCCTAAGCTAGAAGCAGTGAAGAGCATTTTGTTGCTTAGTTTCAACGATTTACCATATCAATTGAAGCATTGTTTCCTATATTGCTCTCTTTTCCCAGAAGATCATGAGATTCGAAGAAAGAGGCTCATAAAGCTATGGATGGCAGAAGGATTTGTAGAACAAGATAAAAGGTCCATGCCAGAGGAAGTAGCAGAGAGCTACATATTAGAACTCATATTTCGAAGCATGCTTCAAGTTGTAAAAAGGAATGCAAATGGAAGGCCAAAGAGATGTAAACTGCATGATATTCTGCGGGAGCTTGCTCTATCAatatcagagagagagaagattggTGTTGTACATGTTGGAAGAGAAGAAATGACAGAATGTGAAGCACGCCGCCTTTCAATTCACAAAACTGATGGAGAAGTCAAATCATTTACGAGTACGTCAAAGCTCcgttcttttcttgtttttaacaaGATGTTGAAAACATTGCCTCTTGGAAGTAAAATGTTAAGGGTCCTAGATTTGGAAGATGCCCCCATTGATGACTTGCCTGATGAACTATTCAAATTATTTAACTTaagatatttgaatttaaggGGAACTTTAGTTAAGGAGATTCCAAAATCTATAGGGCGGCTCCGAAACCTTCAAACCTTGGACATCCGAGACACAAAAGTAGAGATCCTTCCTTGTGAAATAGGAGAGTTGCAAAACTTGCGGCATCTAATTCTACACCAATACACTGGAAATTGGAATGATTTCAAAATTGTTATTGGGCCGCGAACACCATCAAATATCTGTGGATTAAAAAATTTGCAAGTTGTGACATATTTAGAAATAAAAGGTGACTTGTTGAAACAGATTCGGAGCATGACTCAGCTTACCGCGATCGTTCTTTCAAATGTGAAAGCAGCAGATGAGATGGACTTATGTGATTCAATTCATAACATGAAGCTTATGCGCTATTTGTGTATCGTGGTTACAAATGCGGAGGAAACCCTCCGTATGGATGCACTTTCATCTCCTCCTACCAACCTCCAAAAGCTTGCTTTGGTTGGAAAACTAGAAAAGGTGCCACAGTGGTTTCATTCACTTCAAAGCCTCACAGCTTTGGCTCTGCATTGGTCGAGACTGGAAGAAGATTTACTCCCTCACATTGCTGCTTTGCCCCATTTGGGACATCTTGAACTTTCTAATGCCTATGTTGGAAAACAGCTATGTTTCAGTACAGGCTTTCTTAAGCTTACAACATTTAGTATTCATAATTTCCCTCAATTGAATGAGATAATAATAGAAAAGGGGGTGATGCCAAATCTGAAATCCCTAGGGATTTACAGCTGCATGGAGTTAAAGACAGTGCCCAAGGGCATTGAATACCTTCAAAATCTCCAAGAACTGTATTTGAAATATGTCTCAATGGAACTTGAAAATCGCATTCGCGAAGTGGATTCTCCAAAGGTGCAGCACATACCAGCAATCTACATCTCGAAGTAATTCAAAATGTTTAACAAAGGTAGCTTCTCAGTtctatctaatttttctttcacttttaaTCTTTAAATGAATGGTTGCATTCATTTTATCATTTAAGTTATTTCTTTGAACTAATGGTTTTCTGTCTTTCTGACATCATAAATAAGTAATCCGTTCTAACGATTAATTGTACTTAATCGTATCTGTGTTTTTTTACCCACGGCAGAATCATGCTGGCTATTGCTTGATTGCTTGGAGTTTGTTTTATCTACCATCttggcataaaaaaataaaaaaataaaataaattccttGCAATAGATAATGTTAGTTTCTAGGCCTGACTCAAAATACTGTTTATATAAATGTATTTGGATGTATTCTGTTTGTGGGTATGTCAAGCCCACCATATGTTTGAGGAAAGTCCTTTGTGGATGTTGCGTGATTGGAAGATACAAGATTTTGACCTATGTAACCCCACGACTTTTGCTGGATTTTTCATTATGCGTCTTTCATGGGtgttgataatcctaagcttgcaTATAATTTATTGGTCCATTATAGTGAGCACACGTTAGCCTgtgatttgtttatatataaatctttGTGTTGCAAACTTTTAAGTGCATACTTTGCTACTTATATAATTTGGGAACTAGTCCTCATGAAATACATTGATTAATAATAGCTTctcctttttatattttattattattattttgcctTTGATAATAGGATGTTTTAACTCTTAAGTGCTCACATTGTTAGTCTGCCACACTGAGGTCATAGATTTATAGTCTAATTTAAGATAGGATGTCttcggtaatttttttttagcttggcACATGCTGCCTATGTCTTTTCATTGATTGCCCTTGTACTCGTTTGTACATACTACTATCCATTTGAGAAGCAGCATATaagttaagaaataattttcttgAGTTTATGTACCCTCGTATTTTCCTCATAGGTGTTCCCTTCCCATTTAGGTTGAGACAATATTATTTTGAGGAGATCATGTATGGGAGGGGGACTAGTGCCTTGTTTTTGGGAAGATACTCTTAAGAGTTAGGTCGTACTTTCTTTTTGCACTGACTCTTAACCATAGTACCCAATAGATGCAAAAACTAATAGCCAGAAGACGCACAGTCTCTCTCCATTTCTATATCTATGCATCATGCATGAAAAAGTGGTTGTATCAAGTTAAGAAAAAAGTTATCAGTTTCTGTTTTAGACCCTATGCTCTCAAGTTCGCAATTCCTATATGGATGAGATGTGattaaggtttatttattttctgataAGTATAAtcacaatttaattattttccctTTATTGATGCATCTTTGCCATTAACCTATGGTTCTTGAGTCCTAGTTAAAAATCCTTGACTTAGATATAAATTCTTAATGAgatttccaatttttctctatttttccaatTCTTCTTTTGGGTAGCAAATCTCTTgcttttaattgtatttttattgtatTCCTCATTGTTAGGTTGTCATAAGCTCATGGAGAGAAATGAGTGATCCAAGTCATAATTTCCAACTAATACATGTTGAACAATTTTGTTTATGTCTTCTTTTATGTGATTGGAACTGCAACTTGATACTTTGTGTTACCTAAGTTAGCAATATCTATTTGAATTTGTTATCATACTCTTAGACATAACTCATAAGTTACTCTCTGTTATTTAGTGTTGCAATGCATCCCAGAGATCTACATTTGGTAGTAATTCGGGAATGTTTCATGAAGGTAGCTTCTCACTTCTCtgtgtttttcttctttgtctttttttcttttttcatgaaTGGTTATCGTATTCATTTCAATCTTTCAtctaacccccccccccccccaaccaaaaaaaaagctttgCTTCATCTAAGTTATTTCACTAACAAATTTATGTATGCTCGACTTATATTATTTATCCACTTTGTAATAGCTTAAGTTTTTGAAACTAATGGTTTCTGACATGATAAATAAGTAACCATGTTCATGCCTAACAATGCTTGCTATTGCTTGATTGCTTGGAGTTTGATTTAGTTACCATCTTGGCATAAACTGATAAACACATCAAATTCTTTGAAATAGAATGAATTAGCTTCTGGATCCTGTGTCAAAATactgtttttaatatttattttggtgTGTATGCATGTGTGAATGTGGGTTTGTAGGCGTGTTCTGTATGTGAGTAATGACTACCATGTGTTCTAGGAAAGTTCTCTATGAATGATGTGTGATTGGAAGATACAAGATTGTGAATTATGTAATGCTGactttttctgggttttttcaTTATGTGTCCTCCATGCATGTCAATAATCCTAATCTTGCTTGtgaatttcaattttatgtACAGAGGTTTCTTAGATTTGGTTTGGCTATGATgtattattatttgtgttttggAACATGAATTTGTCAATTTTAATAAGCCATAtctccgttttttttttttttttttactcgtGGCAGAATGATGCTGAAGATTATGAGTTTGCCTTGTTTGCTTCAAAAGGATTCTGTTTTGTTTGGAGCTCTAATTCTAAGTTTTGTTTGGGTATTCTAGTTATTGTTCAATAAATTAATACTCAAGACTTTGTTTCTTATTTGCCtgtaataaatgtaaaattttgaaCTCCAAGATGTCTTTGTGGTAGTTTGTTGGAAGATTGTCACTGGTTCAACCGTGGATTGTAATTTGTATGTAATTTAGCTTGTGTAAACCATTAACATCTGTGTGAATTGTTTTCTGTTGTTTCTGAGTTTTATAGTTCTTTTGTTTATTCTTCTTTAACAACTTGATGAACCTGATCCAAACCAACACATCAAGGTTTGTTTTTTGTGGTTGAAGGGTTTGGTTGggtccttatttttttataacttgagTTGGATCGGGTTCaaagttgacaaaatttttaatCCAAATAACCCAATCCAACCCCTCTATCAattaatactttaaaaatatatatatgtataaactctttaatttattttattttagattttatacacctaaaaaaaattaatttattttagacttCGTAACATACTTTGAATTTGTTAGTTCGTACTGTCTTAgtaatttgagattttttctagatgaaattgtaattatttcttaaaaaaatgggTTTAAATTGGTGAatgaaaaccaaaattttttatttaggcttGGCAAAATGGTTCTAACGATCCGACCCAACCCTACATATTCCCTATGAATCAAGTTGAGTTGAACATTTCTCAACATGTGAAATTGTTGGgttttataaaaatacaaaacaaaatccaaactatTCCAATGCATTCACacctctattttcttttttcataaacaaCAATGCTCTTGCAACTCTGTAATCTTATGattgatgataataataataaaataaagtttccattttatctaaaaattatttaacaccTTACCGCCCCTCTTCATAGCAAAATTGTTAAAAcgaattaaataatatttttggagaactcacaaatttttttcgTGGATACAATAGTGAGCACACAATTTGAATAATAGTTTGATGAACcctttttcatcctttttttttttttttttttgttaaaccaTTTTTCATCCTATTACTATATTAGTCTTGTAGACGTACTCCTTTCCTCATATAAACTTAGatactaaaattaaattatgggGAAAATAAGGTTGAGTGGATATGTTAATGGCAATGACTTCCTTCACAAATTCAATGAGGAAGAGAAAGCTGCCATGATTCTTCTTCACATAAAGCATGCCAATTGTTGGATGAGAAATTTGCCATAGCTTTGCATgaaatcaaaaaccaaagaattAGGCATAAGCAACATGTAGCAAATACTAGCAAGCCAGAACCCATTCAATGTTTCCAAAGAAAACCATGGTTTATTAACCCTGTCCATGAAAGCCTATTCCTGCAAGCCCACGGATTTCCCACCATTCCCATGCCTCAACAGCCTCATAGGAGCATGCTCTAAGCCTTTTGAGAAGCAATTGGCA contains the following coding sequences:
- the LOC115959320 gene encoding LOW QUALITY PROTEIN: succinate dehydrogenase assembly factor 1, mitochondrial-like (The sequence of the model RefSeq protein was modified relative to this genomic sequence to represent the inferred CDS: deleted 1 base in 1 codon; substituted 1 base at 1 genomic stop codon) encodes the protein MGTSSSPRLSGMQKQVLSLYRGFLXADHSKSAEDRHKIESIGSAEFCCNSKQVDRKNFLYIVYLFFRGKKQLDQLKSPDLIGLSSLNASVFETINPKP
- the LOC115960946 gene encoding disease resistance protein RPM1-like — its product is MDQAVVELLIENIISILSNEASLLWGARDAIEDIKDELISMQSFLVDADRKGVGREGEKTWVANVRDWAYDVEDIIDEYMYHINHQQIGGQSSWNLHHTINFPKNLWMRRQTATKIQKINEKIKGAIPERKQRYGIDHIEGTSSKDNQKWVVRHAESSLFFKEDELVGIEKKRQSLMKRLMDGKPHLTVISIVGMGGSGKTILAANTYNNDDVKKHFDCCAWITISQAYELEDVLRSLIMEFHESRKETNPADLNSMSYRLLVKTLVSYLEEKRYLLVLDDVWDTKLLDEIKVSLRDSCLGSRIILTTRKEDVACYHLGGKHHIHHIQLLQNEEAWELFCNKAFINCTNGSCPLELKSSAKELVRKCDGLPLAIAALGSLMYSKNMSEWNEIYNSLNWSLSKNPKLEAVKSILLLSFNDLPYQLKHCFLYCSLFPEDHEIRRKRLIKLWMAEGFVEQDKRSMPEEVAESYILELIFRSMLQVVKRNANGRPKRCKLHDILRELALSISEREKIGVVHVGREEMTECEARRLSIHKTDGEVKSFTSTSKLRSFLVFNKMLKTLPLGSKMLRVLDLEDAPIDDLPDELFKLFNLRYLNLRGTLVKEIPKSIGRLRNLQTLDIRDTKVEILPCEIGELQNLRHLILHQYTGNWNDFKIVIGPRTPSNICGLKNLQVVTYLEIKGDLLKQIRSMTQLTAIVLSNVKAADEMDLCDSIHNMKLMRYLCIVVTNAEETLRMDALSSPPTNLQKLALVGKLEKVPQWFHSLQSLTALALHWSRLEEDLLPHIAALPHLGHLELSNAYVGKQLCFSTGFLKLTTFSIHNFPQLNEIIIEKGVMPNLKSLGIYSCMELKTVPKGIEYLQNLQELYLKYVSMELENRIREVDSPKVQHIPAIYISK